The Prunus persica cultivar Lovell chromosome G8, Prunus_persica_NCBIv2, whole genome shotgun sequence genome includes a region encoding these proteins:
- the LOC18768147 gene encoding lysine histidine transporter-like 8 translates to MADMEEVVVEANCRPEETRATHAFRSSSPHYAQVIPITTSPPPTREEDGADWGCGELNPQDAWLPITESRNGNTISATFHLISSGIGIQALLLPLAFATLGWAWGIICLSLAFTWQLYTTWLLVHLHESESGIRYSRYLHLAVTAFGLKLGKLLTIFPVMYQSGGTCVQLIIIGGGIMELFFKNVCDVKSLTGTECFLVFMCMAIVVAQFPNLNSIAWVSFIGAITAVGYCTLIWALSIGKGRPSDISYNPPEMDSNMDTFGGIMNSIGIIFIAFRGHNVMLEIQGTLPSSSKHPSHKQMWRGVTISYALIAMCLLPLATAEFWAYGNKIPYSYGKILSSVSKFHGHKTSTFVLGLICIIVVINCLSTFQIYSMVVFDNLEFKYTSRKSKPCARWLRMVFRFLFGGVAFFAAVALPFLPSLAPLIGGMTLPLAYAYPCFMWIAIKKPQPRSGKWCINMGLGCLGLVLSVVLVVAAIWNLTDKGLNANFFKP, encoded by the exons ATGGCAGATATGGAGGAAGTGGTTGTTGAAGCAAATTGCAGGCCAGAAGAAACTAGGGCAACCCATGCCTTTAGAAGCTCTTCACCTCACTATGCTCAAGTCATTCCCATCACAACCAGTCCTCCTCCCACAAGAGAAGAAGATGGTGCAGATTGGGGATGTGGAGAGCTCAATCCACAGGACGCTTGGCTTCCTATCACAGAGTCCAGGAATGGGAATACCATTTCTGCTACCTTCCATTTGATCTCTTCAGGAATTGGAATTCAAGCCCTTTTACTGCCTCTTGCATTTGCCACTCTTGGATG GGCATGGGGAATCATATGTTTGTCACTAGCATTTACATGGCAGCTCTACACCACATGGCTTCTCGTCCATCTACACGAATCCGAATCTGGAATTCGATATAGCAGATACCTCCACCTCGCAGTAACGGCCTTCG GTTTAAAATTAGGGAAGTTGCTCACTATTTTCCCAGTAATGTACCAATCAGGGGGCACATGTGTCCAGTTGATCATCATAGGAGGTGGAATCATGGAGCTTTTCTTCAAAAATGTTTGTGATGTCAAGTCATTGACTGGTACAGAGTGCTTCTTGGTGTTCATGTGCATGGCTATTGTTGTGGCTCAGTTTCCCAACTTGAACTCCATAGCTTGGGTCTCGTTCATTGGCGCCATCACAGCCGTTGGATATTGTACTCTGATTTGGGCCCTTTCAATTGGCAAGGGCAGGCCCAGTGACATATCATACAACCCACCAGAGATGGATTCTAACATGGATACATTTGGTGGCATAATGAATTCAATTGGCATCATTTTCATTGCATTCAGAGGTCATAATGTTATGCTTGAGATTCAG GGCACATTGCCATCAAGTTCCAAACACCCATCCCATAAACAAATGTGGAGAGGAGTGACTATATCTTATGCACTTATAGCCATGTGTTTGCTTCCTCTTGCCACAGCTGAATTTTGGGCTTATGGAAACAAG ATACCGTATTCGTATGGAAAAATATTGAGCTCAGTTTCAAAGTTCCATGGACATAAAACCTCAACATTTGTGCTGGGACTAATTTGCATAATTGTAGTGATAAACTGCTTGAGCACATTCCAAATCTACAGCATGGTAGTCTTTGACAACTTGGAGTTCAAGTATACCAGCAGGAAGAGCAAGCCATGCGCCCGGTGGCTTCGAATGGTTTTTCGTTTTCTCTTTGGAGGAGTGGCATTTTTTGCAGCAGTGGCTCTTCCATTCTTACCAAGCTTAGCACCTCTGATTGGAGGGATGACATTGCCTTTGGCTTATGCTTATCCATGTTTCATGTGGATCGCAATCAAGAAACCACAGCCACGAAGTGGAAAGTGGTGCATAAACATGGGACTTGGATGCTTGGGGCTGGTTTTGAGTGTTGTTTTAGTTGTTGCAGCAATTTGGAATTTAACTGATAAAGGTCTAAATGCCAACTTCTTCAAACCTTAA